In Selenomonas sp. TAMA-11512, a genomic segment contains:
- a CDS encoding bifunctional (p)ppGpp synthetase/guanosine-3',5'-bis(diphosphate) 3'-pyrophosphohydrolase, with protein sequence MIIDEVNSYQNDADLELIQRAYELAKSAHEGQTRISGEAYIIHPLSVARILTLLKIDDVTISAAILHDVVEDTTYTLEEMGKQFGSEVAMLIDGVTKLGRIQYKSKEEQQLESYRKMFLAMAKDIRVIMIKLADRLHNMRTLKYMREDKQRRIAQETLEIYAPLANRLGIFNIKWELEDLCLRYLDPEAYYHLVENVKQKRDERQAFINAAKEQIEEKVSAANIRFEIQGRAKHFYSIYRKMKREKKDISEIYDLSALRILVESVRDCYAVLGIIHAMWKPLPGRFKDYVAMPKSNGYQSLHTTVICRGLPLEIQIRTFSMHEVSEYGVAAHWKYKESGKSVVATKEYDQKMSWLRQMVSLQNELDDPREYFEALKVDVFSDEVFVFTPKGDVIDLPKGSITIDFAYRIHTEVGNHCVGAKVNGKLVPLEYKLHNGDIVSIITNKANNGPSRDWLNIVGLNDTRVKIRSWFKKQSREENVARGREILEKEIKHLGYEPRELLTDVRLAVIAEKLKLRQGEDILASIGYGGMTHNGIISKLIELYKEEQKKTTPPDISKLLAELKKPVKKRHSKSSHGILVEGEDGLMVRLARCCNPIPGDMITGYITRGRGVSVHRADCPNLIADMDLSRVIEVSWDIGLDKGYSVQLEIVCNDKSGVLAELFAIPSEMKMNIGAVNVKPNKSNKTSVISMGIEVRNSQQLNEIMMKLRRLKNVYSVSRVLGSAIKDSEI encoded by the coding sequence ATGATTATAGATGAAGTGAACTCCTATCAAAACGATGCCGATTTAGAGTTAATTCAAAGAGCATATGAGCTTGCAAAAAGTGCACATGAAGGCCAGACTCGCATTTCGGGAGAGGCGTACATCATCCATCCTCTTTCAGTTGCTCGTATATTGACGTTGTTAAAAATTGATGATGTTACCATCAGTGCCGCAATTCTGCATGATGTTGTCGAAGATACGACATATACGCTTGAAGAGATGGGCAAGCAATTTGGCTCCGAGGTTGCCATGCTCATTGACGGAGTCACAAAACTTGGACGTATCCAATATAAGTCTAAAGAAGAGCAGCAGCTTGAAAGCTACCGAAAAATGTTCCTTGCCATGGCAAAGGATATCCGCGTCATCATGATTAAGCTGGCGGATCGGCTGCACAATATGCGCACACTCAAATATATGCGAGAAGACAAGCAGCGGCGCATTGCACAGGAGACACTGGAAATCTATGCGCCTCTGGCCAACCGACTCGGTATATTTAATATCAAGTGGGAATTAGAGGATCTATGTCTGCGCTATCTTGACCCGGAAGCATACTACCATCTGGTGGAAAACGTCAAGCAAAAGCGTGATGAGCGACAAGCTTTCATAAATGCGGCAAAGGAACAGATTGAAGAAAAAGTCTCGGCAGCCAATATTCGTTTTGAGATACAAGGTCGGGCAAAGCATTTCTACAGCATATATCGCAAGATGAAGCGTGAAAAAAAGGACATCAGTGAAATCTATGACCTATCTGCGCTGCGTATTCTTGTTGAGTCCGTTCGAGATTGCTATGCTGTGCTGGGTATTATTCATGCAATGTGGAAGCCTCTGCCGGGACGGTTTAAAGACTATGTTGCGATGCCCAAGTCCAACGGCTATCAATCCCTGCATACGACAGTTATCTGCAGAGGGCTTCCTTTGGAGATTCAAATTCGAACCTTTTCCATGCATGAGGTGTCTGAGTACGGTGTTGCAGCACATTGGAAATACAAAGAATCAGGGAAAAGCGTTGTAGCGACGAAAGAATACGATCAGAAGATGTCATGGCTTAGGCAGATGGTCAGTCTGCAAAATGAGCTTGACGATCCTCGTGAGTATTTTGAGGCGTTGAAGGTGGATGTCTTTTCAGATGAAGTCTTTGTTTTTACACCGAAAGGTGATGTTATTGACCTTCCGAAAGGATCGATCACAATTGATTTTGCTTATCGTATCCATACAGAGGTCGGTAATCACTGCGTCGGCGCAAAAGTCAACGGTAAACTTGTTCCGCTTGAGTATAAACTGCACAACGGAGATATAGTCTCCATCATTACCAATAAGGCAAATAACGGTCCCAGTCGAGACTGGCTTAATATTGTCGGTCTCAATGATACTCGTGTTAAGATACGATCGTGGTTCAAGAAGCAAAGTCGAGAGGAAAACGTCGCGCGCGGCAGAGAGATTCTGGAGAAAGAAATCAAGCATCTCGGTTATGAACCCCGGGAGCTGCTTACGGATGTACGTCTTGCAGTCATTGCGGAGAAGTTAAAGCTGCGGCAGGGTGAGGATATCCTTGCTTCTATTGGTTACGGCGGAATGACGCATAACGGAATTATCTCCAAACTCATTGAACTCTACAAAGAAGAGCAAAAGAAGACAACTCCGCCGGATATTTCAAAGCTGCTCGCAGAGCTCAAAAAACCTGTCAAAAAGCGCCACTCTAAGTCCAGTCATGGAATTCTCGTCGAGGGAGAAGACGGACTCATGGTCCGTCTGGCGCGTTGCTGCAACCCGATTCCGGGCGATATGATCACCGGCTATATCACGAGAGGGCGCGGCGTTTCTGTGCATCGCGCCGATTGTCCGAACCTCATTGCTGATATGGATTTATCACGAGTGATCGAGGTAAGCTGGGATATAGGATTGGATAAAGGATACTCTGTCCAGCTGGAGATTGTCTGCAATGATAAGTCCGGTGTTTTAGCCGAGCTCTTTGCCATTCCATCGGAGATGAAGATGAA
- the recJ gene encoding single-stranded-DNA-specific exonuclease RecJ, which produces MYKKWDVLPDVTLEAILLADTAKITPFTASLLIHRDINTPQAVKDFLHPENTPYHDPFLMKDMQSAVDRILAAVDNQENIVVYGDYDVDGITASSLLYRSLQRLGAKVCCFLPDRQKDGYGLHDDTLDQIITDGASLIVTVDCGITAVHEVANIKGKVDIIITDHHLPGEEIPDAVAVINPHRTDCIYPEKNLAGVGVAFKLSQALWKMRGKSYITDDIEIVALGTIADMVPLVGENRKIVKAGLSVMRKTKNIGLAALLRVSGLEGKDITSGQVGFLLAPRLNAAGRMATAELGVKLLLTTEPEEAENIAAALQQENVNRQSVEREILVEAKTQAESFSSCQTSALVLSGKGWHPGVIGIVASRIVEFYHRPTIIISEQEDGIGKGSCRSIPGFHIYEALTACQEHLLEFGGHAQAAGIKIDGLKISAFRNAFNAYTASCLHEDDYIPKERIDLLLQPDEVTDSLLNEIRLLEPYGIGNPKPIFGAKHIRGAFAKAIGQDARHLKFNVKGKKGDITVLAWNQAQYVPFINREVMDFTYFPKWNEWQGRQDINLEVGSIIPVDLETFQFTGDQELRDVYRVLLHLAGENGEFTTNTTDLYNAYTKAYAAARLLVLEIGLQIFEEAGYIQRTSQDTYRLVKPAPQSGLIASDTYQKYTKNKMKGGMVSEGCCTDSYN; this is translated from the coding sequence ATGTACAAAAAATGGGACGTGCTGCCGGATGTGACATTAGAGGCGATTCTCTTGGCTGATACAGCAAAAATTACACCCTTTACAGCCTCTTTGCTCATTCATCGAGATATCAATACACCGCAGGCGGTAAAAGATTTTTTGCATCCGGAAAATACGCCGTATCATGATCCTTTTTTAATGAAGGACATGCAGTCCGCTGTGGATCGTATATTGGCTGCAGTGGATAATCAGGAAAATATCGTCGTGTATGGAGATTACGATGTGGACGGTATTACGGCATCCTCTCTATTATATCGAAGTTTACAGCGACTCGGAGCAAAGGTATGTTGCTTCTTGCCGGATCGTCAAAAAGATGGATACGGTCTGCACGATGATACACTGGATCAAATCATCACGGACGGAGCATCTTTAATTGTAACGGTCGATTGTGGAATTACCGCAGTTCACGAAGTTGCTAACATCAAAGGGAAAGTAGATATCATTATTACAGATCACCATCTCCCGGGAGAGGAAATTCCGGACGCAGTTGCTGTTATCAATCCACATCGTACGGATTGTATCTATCCGGAGAAAAACCTTGCCGGCGTGGGAGTTGCCTTCAAGTTGTCCCAGGCTCTATGGAAGATGCGTGGGAAATCATATATTACGGACGATATAGAGATTGTCGCTTTGGGAACAATTGCGGATATGGTGCCGCTTGTCGGTGAGAATCGTAAGATTGTCAAAGCCGGTCTCTCTGTAATGAGGAAAACGAAAAATATCGGACTTGCCGCGCTTTTACGCGTGTCCGGGCTGGAAGGAAAAGATATTACATCCGGACAAGTCGGTTTTCTGTTGGCACCGCGTCTTAATGCCGCCGGTCGTATGGCAACGGCGGAACTGGGTGTGAAGCTTCTGTTGACAACGGAGCCGGAAGAAGCGGAAAATATAGCTGCTGCCTTGCAACAGGAGAATGTAAATCGCCAGTCGGTAGAGCGGGAAATTTTAGTTGAAGCAAAAACGCAGGCGGAGAGCTTCTCATCATGTCAGACATCTGCATTAGTGCTTTCAGGAAAAGGTTGGCATCCTGGTGTTATAGGGATTGTCGCATCGCGCATTGTAGAATTTTATCATCGACCGACGATTATCATCAGTGAGCAAGAGGATGGTATTGGTAAAGGATCTTGCCGAAGTATACCCGGTTTTCACATTTATGAAGCACTGACTGCCTGCCAAGAGCATCTTTTGGAATTTGGCGGTCATGCGCAGGCGGCGGGAATAAAAATTGATGGATTAAAGATCTCTGCGTTTCGAAATGCATTCAATGCCTATACCGCAAGCTGTCTGCATGAAGATGATTATATCCCTAAAGAAAGAATAGACCTGCTTTTGCAGCCGGATGAGGTTACTGATTCGCTTTTAAATGAAATCCGTCTTTTAGAGCCGTATGGAATCGGAAATCCAAAACCGATTTTTGGTGCAAAGCATATTCGCGGTGCTTTTGCAAAAGCGATCGGACAAGATGCTCGACATTTAAAATTTAACGTAAAAGGTAAGAAAGGGGATATAACCGTACTGGCATGGAATCAGGCACAATATGTTCCATTTATCAACCGAGAAGTGATGGACTTTACATATTTTCCCAAATGGAATGAATGGCAAGGAAGACAAGATATAAATTTAGAAGTTGGTTCGATTATACCTGTTGATCTAGAGACTTTTCAGTTTACAGGAGATCAAGAGCTTCGTGATGTGTATCGGGTATTGCTGCACCTAGCCGGTGAAAATGGAGAATTTACAACGAATACGACCGATTTATATAATGCATATACGAAAGCATATGCAGCTGCGCGTCTCCTTGTTTTAGAGATAGGATTGCAGATTTTTGAGGAAGCAGGATATATACAGCGAACATCACAAGATACATATAGGCTTGTAAAACCTGCACCACAAAGCGGGTTGATTGCCTCAGATACGTATCAAAAATACACAAAGAATAAAATGAAGGGAGGGATGGTAAGTGAAGGATGCTGTACCGACAGTTACAATTAA
- a CDS encoding tRNA 2-thiocytidine biosynthesis TtcA family protein: MHCPPIPQPYFNKLMRAIVEFNLIEDGDRILIGVSGGKDSLFLAYALSHLKARIQKNFTMETLTVNPIFQDSIFPIEKIRTYMESLDLRFHTIDVDIAGLIDAHPEKSPCYTCAFFRRGSVNRYALEHGFNKVAYAHHNDDAVETLLMGLLYSGQLHTFTPKTYLDRTNLYVIRPLIYFREQEIRDAISVHGMEPIDSPCLYDGNTSRQVIKDLIKDIEPTIPQVYDHLAAAMRVSAVHDLWPREKTRKEMKTDYYQFIHKKNI; encoded by the coding sequence ATGCACTGTCCACCTATACCACAACCCTATTTTAACAAACTCATGCGTGCTATAGTTGAATTCAACCTCATTGAAGATGGCGATCGCATTCTCATCGGCGTATCCGGCGGTAAAGACAGCCTCTTTCTTGCCTATGCGCTCAGTCATCTAAAGGCTCGTATACAAAAAAACTTTACCATGGAAACACTGACCGTCAATCCCATATTTCAAGACAGCATCTTTCCTATTGAGAAGATACGCACCTACATGGAATCGCTCGATCTTCGATTCCACACCATTGATGTCGACATAGCAGGCCTGATTGATGCACACCCTGAAAAAAGCCCCTGCTATACCTGCGCCTTTTTCCGCCGCGGGTCCGTTAATCGCTATGCCTTAGAACACGGATTCAATAAAGTCGCCTACGCTCATCATAATGACGACGCTGTAGAAACACTTTTAATGGGACTGCTTTACTCAGGGCAGCTGCACACCTTTACACCCAAGACTTATCTGGATCGCACAAACCTCTATGTCATACGTCCTCTCATCTATTTTCGTGAACAGGAAATACGTGATGCCATTTCTGTTCATGGTATGGAGCCAATTGACTCTCCTTGTCTCTACGACGGAAATACATCGAGACAAGTCATCAAAGATCTTATTAAGGATATTGAGCCAACGATTCCACAGGTCTATGACCATCTTGCGGCAGCTATGCGAGTGTCTGCCGTACACGATCTTTGGCCAAGAGAAAAGACTCGAAAGGAAATGAAAACGGACTATTATCAGTTCATACATAAAAAAAATATATAA
- the nifJ gene encoding pyruvate:ferredoxin (flavodoxin) oxidoreductase, translating to MSKKMKTMDGNTAAAYISYAFTDVAAIYPITPSSPMAETVDNMAAKGQKNLFGQKVRLVEMQSEAGAAGAVHGSLQAGALTTTYTASQGLLLMIPNLYKIAGELLPGVFHVSARALATNALNIFGDQRDVMATRQTGCAMFAEASVQEVMDLSAVAHLVAIKGRVPFINFFDGFRTSHEIQKIEVIDYKDLEKLVDYEAVKAFRSRALSPNHPVIRGTAQNPDVFFQGQEAVNPYYDAIPDLVEEAMADLAKITGREHHLFDYVGAPDAERIIIAMGSICQTAEEVADYLNKKGEKVGVLSVHLYRPFSLKHFFAALPKTVRKIAVLDRTKEPGAIGEPLYLDVKSAFYSEANAPTIVGGRYGLGGKDTTPDHVVTVFEELKKDAPKHGFTIGIVDDVTNTSLPAYPEALALTPDGTTECKFWGLGSDGTVGANKSAIKIIGDKTNMYAQAYFAYDSKKSGGITMSHLRFGKMPITSPYLINNANFISCSQQSYVTQYDLLAGIRKGGTFLLNTVWDEADLEKHLPADMKKTLANKEINFYTVNAVKIAQELGLGGRFNMVMQSAFFKLANIIPIDEAVGYLKDAVVTSYGKKGQNIVDMNNGAIDAGLDALHKVTIPESWKTAEDAQTDKKEVPVFIKDVQRVMNRQEGDKITVSQIKNMTDGTYPVGGSAYEKRGTAIKVPVWDNEKCIGCNQCSFVCPHATIRPYIFSEEEKAAAPAGMKTMISKAAKGQNFSILVSTMDCLGCGNCAQVCPAKALEMKPLDDDRKAEQVYFDYAEETAAKNPKPNPMKKTTVIGSQFEKPLLEFSGACAGCGETPYAKLITQLFGDRMMIANATGCSSIWGGSAPAMPYTTNAKGQGPVWANSLFEDNAEYGLGMFLGVKSIREALAGDVREALNVGNISEALKNALQEWLDAKDDGEGTRDRAEALEQALEAEKSGDALLEKIFDNRDYFVKRSQWIFGGDGWAYDIGYGGVDHVLASGEDINIFVFDTEVYSNTGGQASKATPAAAIAQFAATGKKTRKKDLGMMAMSYGYVYVAQVNMGADKNQVLKAIAEAEAYKGPSLIIAYSPCINHGIRIGMGCSQEEGKRATASGYWAQYRFNPDLAEAGKNPFTLDSKEPDWSKFREFLLGEVRYTSLQRAFPEEAEALFEKTENDARRRLDSYKRLASM from the coding sequence ATGAGCAAAAAAATGAAGACAATGGACGGCAACACGGCTGCTGCTTATATTTCTTACGCATTCACGGACGTTGCTGCAATTTATCCTATCACACCATCTTCTCCAATGGCAGAAACCGTTGACAATATGGCGGCAAAGGGGCAAAAGAACCTCTTTGGTCAGAAGGTGCGTCTTGTCGAAATGCAGTCGGAAGCCGGTGCAGCCGGTGCGGTACATGGTTCACTGCAAGCCGGAGCACTTACGACTACCTACACGGCATCACAGGGTCTGCTCCTGATGATCCCTAATCTCTATAAAATTGCCGGTGAGCTTTTACCGGGGGTATTTCATGTGTCTGCTCGTGCTCTGGCAACGAATGCCCTGAATATCTTCGGTGATCAGAGAGATGTCATGGCTACACGTCAGACGGGCTGCGCTATGTTTGCAGAAGCGAGCGTCCAGGAGGTCATGGATCTCTCTGCAGTCGCTCATCTCGTTGCTATCAAGGGTCGTGTCCCGTTTATCAATTTCTTTGATGGTTTCCGTACATCGCATGAAATTCAGAAAATCGAAGTCATTGATTATAAGGATCTTGAAAAACTTGTTGACTATGAAGCCGTCAAGGCTTTCAGAAGTCGTGCTCTCAGCCCGAACCATCCTGTCATTCGCGGTACTGCGCAAAATCCGGATGTGTTCTTCCAAGGGCAGGAGGCGGTTAATCCATACTACGATGCAATTCCGGATCTTGTTGAGGAGGCAATGGCAGACCTCGCAAAGATTACAGGTCGTGAGCATCATCTGTTTGATTATGTTGGCGCGCCAGATGCAGAGCGTATCATCATCGCAATGGGCTCTATCTGTCAGACGGCAGAGGAAGTAGCTGACTACCTCAATAAGAAGGGGGAGAAAGTCGGTGTCCTCTCTGTTCATCTTTACCGTCCATTCTCTTTGAAGCATTTCTTTGCTGCTCTTCCAAAGACGGTCAGGAAGATCGCTGTTCTTGATCGCACGAAGGAGCCCGGTGCAATCGGTGAGCCGCTTTATCTTGATGTTAAGTCGGCATTCTATAGCGAAGCAAATGCACCGACTATTGTCGGTGGGCGTTACGGCCTCGGCGGCAAGGATACGACGCCGGATCATGTTGTCACGGTCTTTGAGGAGCTCAAGAAGGATGCGCCGAAGCACGGCTTTACAATCGGTATTGTAGATGACGTGACGAATACGTCTCTGCCTGCATATCCGGAGGCGCTTGCTCTTACGCCGGATGGAACAACGGAGTGTAAATTCTGGGGGCTTGGATCGGATGGTACGGTCGGCGCAAATAAGAGTGCGATCAAAATCATAGGCGATAAGACGAATATGTACGCACAGGCTTATTTTGCCTATGACTCCAAGAAGTCAGGCGGCATCACGATGAGTCATCTGCGCTTCGGTAAGATGCCTATCACGTCGCCTTATCTCATCAACAATGCGAATTTTATTTCCTGTTCGCAACAGTCGTACGTTACACAGTATGATCTTCTTGCAGGGATTCGAAAGGGCGGTACATTTCTCCTGAATACGGTTTGGGACGAGGCTGATCTTGAGAAGCATCTCCCAGCAGATATGAAGAAGACACTTGCCAATAAGGAGATAAACTTCTACACTGTCAATGCTGTCAAGATTGCGCAGGAGCTTGGCCTTGGCGGTCGCTTCAATATGGTTATGCAGTCGGCGTTCTTCAAGCTGGCAAACATTATTCCTATTGATGAGGCTGTCGGCTACCTAAAGGATGCGGTTGTCACCTCCTATGGCAAGAAGGGACAGAACATCGTTGACATGAACAACGGCGCCATTGATGCGGGTCTCGATGCATTGCACAAGGTCACGATTCCCGAGAGTTGGAAGACGGCTGAAGATGCACAGACAGACAAGAAAGAAGTCCCTGTATTCATCAAGGATGTTCAACGCGTTATGAATCGCCAGGAAGGCGATAAGATCACGGTCAGTCAAATCAAGAATATGACGGATGGTACATATCCTGTCGGCGGCTCGGCATACGAGAAGCGCGGCACAGCAATCAAGGTGCCTGTCTGGGATAACGAGAAGTGCATTGGGTGTAATCAGTGCTCCTTTGTCTGCCCGCATGCCACGATTCGTCCATATATCTTTTCTGAGGAAGAGAAAGCGGCGGCTCCGGCGGGTATGAAGACGATGATTTCCAAGGCTGCCAAGGGGCAGAATTTCTCCATCCTTGTCTCCACAATGGACTGCTTGGGCTGCGGCAACTGTGCGCAGGTCTGCCCGGCAAAGGCTCTTGAAATGAAGCCGCTTGATGATGATCGTAAGGCGGAGCAGGTCTACTTCGATTACGCGGAAGAAACAGCGGCAAAGAATCCAAAGCCAAACCCCATGAAGAAGACGACCGTCATTGGCAGCCAGTTTGAGAAACCTCTCCTTGAGTTCTCGGGTGCATGCGCAGGCTGCGGCGAGACACCATACGCAAAGCTGATCACACAGCTGTTTGGTGACCGCATGATGATTGCTAACGCGACAGGCTGTTCCTCTATATGGGGGGGCAGTGCTCCGGCCATGCCGTATACGACAAATGCCAAGGGACAGGGACCGGTTTGGGCTAATTCTCTCTTCGAAGACAATGCAGAGTACGGTCTCGGTATGTTCCTCGGTGTCAAGTCAATTCGCGAAGCGCTTGCAGGGGATGTGAGAGAAGCTCTTAATGTCGGCAATATATCTGAAGCGCTAAAGAACGCTCTGCAGGAATGGCTTGATGCAAAGGATGATGGAGAAGGCACGCGTGATCGTGCAGAGGCACTCGAGCAGGCACTTGAGGCTGAGAAATCCGGCGATGCACTTCTGGAGAAAATTTTCGATAATCGTGACTACTTCGTCAAGCGTTCGCAATGGATTTTCGGCGGCGATGGCTGGGCTTATGATATCGGTTACGGCGGGGTAGATCATGTTCTTGCCTCCGGTGAAGATATCAATATCTTTGTCTTTGATACCGAAGTCTACTCGAATACGGGGGGACAGGCCTCAAAGGCTACTCCGGCAGCGGCTATTGCTCAGTTTGCTGCAACGGGTAAGAAGACACGTAAAAAAGATCTCGGCATGATGGCAATGTCCTATGGCTATGTTTATGTTGCGCAGGTCAATATGGGCGCCGATAAAAATCAGGTTCTAAAAGCAATCGCTGAAGCGGAAGCGTATAAGGGGCCATCTCTTATCATTGCCTATTCGCCGTGCATCAATCATGGAATCCGTATCGGTATGGGCTGTTCACAGGAAGAGGGCAAGCGCGCAACGGCTTCAGGTTATTGGGCACAATATCGATTTAACCCGGACTTGGCAGAGGCAGGCAAAAACCCATTTACGCTTGACTCCAAGGAACCGGATTGGTCGAAGTTCCGCGAATTTCTTCTCGGTGAAGTTCGCTACACATCCTTGCAGCGTGCATTTCCGGAGGAGGCGGAAGCTCTCTTTGAAAAGACAGAGAACGATGCAAGACGGCGTCTCGACAGTTACAAGAGACTTGCAAGTATGTAA
- the htpG gene encoding molecular chaperone HtpG — protein sequence MTRETHAFQAETKQLLDLMIHSIYTNREIFLRELISNASDAIDKLHFASLTNQGLLEGNSDYEIFLISDEESHTLTIADNGIGMTSAEIIENLGTIAKSGTKAFLEEMRKAKESNETINDKEMIGQFGVGFYSAFMVAEKVEVISRKAGESEGIHWESTGDGNYTIESCAKESRGTTIVITLAKDYYGTSAEENFLDKFRLENLVKRYSDYVRYPIKMSFEVEETPKDDAGKPIEGAEKIKRTEVRTLNSMQPLWTRNKSDIKPEEYNEFFKSQFHEWEDPMEVFHTKAEGAVEYTALLYIPARAPFNLYHQDYEPGVELYSRHVFIMGKSKDLLPDYLRFVKGLVDSPDLSLNISRELLQQSRELKVIGRNLEKNILKTLERMMKNDRDKYEKFWTEYGKSIKIGIYNSVYSGENTVDKLKDLLLFATSKEDKPVSLKEYADRMVGGQKKIYYATGADRATIEQLPQMELLKEKGIEVLYLMDPVDEFTIETLHAYEEKSFQSISRGDLELDDMESQAAKKETETLEKENDTFLKDIQESLGNKVAEVKLTSRLKSGAVVLVSDAQGPSLSMEQTFAEMNNPMFRARRILELNPHHPLFDRLKTLYAEGKDTEDFRDYCDLLYTQALIIEGLPPEDPVGFANKIARLMAK from the coding sequence ATGACAAGAGAAACACATGCTTTTCAAGCAGAAACAAAACAACTTCTTGATTTGATGATTCATTCTATCTATACGAATCGCGAGATTTTCCTCCGAGAACTGATATCGAATGCATCCGATGCGATTGATAAGTTACACTTTGCCTCGCTTACAAATCAAGGGCTTTTAGAGGGCAACAGCGATTATGAAATTTTTCTGATTTCGGATGAGGAAAGTCATACCTTGACGATCGCAGATAACGGCATCGGTATGACGTCGGCGGAGATTATTGAAAATCTGGGCACTATTGCAAAATCCGGAACGAAGGCATTCTTGGAGGAAATGCGCAAGGCGAAAGAGTCGAATGAGACGATTAACGACAAGGAGATGATCGGTCAGTTCGGCGTCGGGTTCTACTCGGCATTTATGGTCGCAGAAAAGGTCGAAGTGATTAGCCGTAAGGCCGGTGAAAGTGAGGGAATCCACTGGGAATCCACAGGAGACGGTAATTACACGATTGAATCATGTGCGAAGGAAAGTCGCGGCACGACGATTGTCATCACTTTGGCCAAGGATTATTATGGAACAAGTGCGGAGGAGAATTTTCTTGACAAGTTCCGTCTCGAGAATCTCGTCAAGCGATACTCGGACTATGTTCGCTATCCTATCAAGATGAGCTTTGAGGTGGAGGAAACACCAAAGGATGATGCGGGTAAACCAATTGAAGGAGCCGAGAAAATCAAGCGCACAGAGGTGCGTACATTGAATTCAATGCAGCCGCTTTGGACGCGTAATAAGTCGGATATCAAGCCCGAAGAATACAATGAATTCTTTAAGAGCCAGTTCCACGAATGGGAAGATCCGATGGAAGTATTTCATACGAAAGCGGAGGGGGCAGTTGAGTATACGGCGCTTCTCTATATTCCAGCACGTGCGCCGTTTAACCTCTACCATCAAGACTACGAGCCGGGAGTCGAACTTTATTCGCGTCATGTCTTTATCATGGGGAAAAGCAAAGATCTTCTGCCGGACTACCTGCGGTTTGTCAAGGGACTTGTAGATTCACCGGATCTTTCGCTCAATATTTCCCGTGAGCTCCTTCAGCAGAGCCGTGAACTCAAGGTTATCGGCCGTAATCTGGAGAAGAACATTCTTAAAACACTCGAACGAATGATGAAAAATGATCGTGATAAGTACGAGAAGTTCTGGACAGAATATGGCAAGTCTATTAAAATTGGAATCTACAACAGTGTGTATTCAGGGGAGAACACAGTAGATAAGCTGAAAGATCTTCTTCTCTTTGCCACGTCAAAGGAAGATAAGCCTGTTTCCTTGAAAGAATATGCAGATCGCATGGTTGGCGGACAGAAAAAAATCTACTATGCAACGGGTGCAGATCGAGCAACCATCGAACAGCTGCCGCAGATGGAGCTCTTGAAGGAGAAGGGAATCGAGGTTCTTTATCTCATGGATCCCGTGGATGAGTTTACAATTGAAACACTGCACGCCTATGAGGAAAAGTCCTTCCAGTCTATCAGTCGCGGGGATCTGGAGCTTGATGATATGGAATCCCAGGCGGCAAAGAAGGAGACGGAAACACTTGAAAAAGAGAATGATACATTTCTTAAGGATATTCAAGAGTCACTTGGCAACAAGGTAGCGGAGGTCAAACTTACATCTCGATTGAAGTCCGGCGCAGTCGTCCTTGTCTCAGACGCACAAGGACCAAGCCTTTCCATGGAGCAGACCTTTGCAGAGATGAACAATCCGATGTTTCGGGCACGCCGCATTTTAGAGCTTAATCCGCATCACCCGCTTTTTGATCGCCTTAAGACACTCTATGCAGAGGGCAAAGATACGGAAGACTTCAGGGATTACTGTGACTTGCTCTATACGCAGGCACTTATCATTGAGGGATTGCCGCCGGAGGATCCTGTAGGGTTTGCCAATAAGATTGCCCGGTTGATGGCAAAATAA